One region of Gorilla gorilla gorilla isolate KB3781 chromosome 13, NHGRI_mGorGor1-v2.1_pri, whole genome shotgun sequence genomic DNA includes:
- the B3GALT9 gene encoding beta-1,3-galactosyltransferase 9, producing the protein MKVLEIKNKARKLNIEPLRSNLSKYYVLSQSEICKGKNIFLLSLIFSSPGNGTRRDLIRKTWGNVTSVQGHPILTLFALGMPVSVTTQKEINKESRKNNDIIEGIFLDSSENQTLKIIAMIQWAAALCPNALFILKVDEEMFVNLPSLVDYLLSLKEHLEDIYVGRVLHQVTPNRDPQNRDFVPLSEYPEKYYPDYCSGEAFIMSQDVARMMYVVFKEVPMMVPADVFVGICAKFIGLIPIHSSRFSGKRHIRYNRCCYKFIFTSAEIADPEMPLAWKEINDGKECTLFETYYGLISCKLLTYLDSFKRFHMGTIKNNLMYFAD; encoded by the coding sequence ATGAAAGTTCTTGAAATTAAGAATAAGGCAAGAAAATTGAACATCGAACCCCTAAGAAGTAATCTCTCCAAATATTATGTCCTGAGCCAGTCGGAAATATGTAAAGGGAAGAACATTTTTTTGCTGTCTCTTATCTTCAGTAGCCCAGGAAATGGAACAAGACGGGACCTCATTAGGAAAACTTGGGGCAATGTGACCAGTGTCCAAGGGCATCCCATTCTCACACTGTTTGCTTTGGGAATGCCTGTTTCAGTAACTACCCAGAAAGAGATCAACAAAGAATCCCGTAAGAATAATGATATAATTGAAGGAATCTTCTTGGACAGTTCTGAGAACCAAACCCTGAAGATCATTGCAATGATACAGTGGGCTGCGGCTCTCTGCCCTAATGCCCTGTTCATTCTCAAGGTGGATGAAGAGATGTTTGTCAATCTGCCAAGCTTGGTAGACTATCTTCTCAGTCTGAAAGAACACCTAGAAGATATCTATGTAGGAAGAGTTCTTCATCAGGTTACACCCAATAGAGATCCTCAGAACAGAGACTTTGTCCCTCTTAGTGAGTACCCAGAAAAATACTACCCAGATTACTGCAGTGGTGAGGCCTTTATAATGTCCCAAGATGTGGCTCGAATGATGTATGTGGTTTTCAAAGAAGTACCCATGATGGTGCCAGCTGATGTGTTTGTAGGAATTTGTGCTAAGTTCATTGGCCTCATACCCATCCACAGCTCAAGGTTTTCTGGGAAAAGGCACATTAGATACAACAGATGTTGCTATAAGTTCATTTTTACATCCGCAGAAATTGCAGATCCTGAAATGCCCCTAGCATGGAAGGAAATTAATGATGGAAAAGAATGTACACTGTTTGAGACATACTATGGGCTCATTTCCTGCAAACTTCTGACGTACCTTGACAGCTTTAAACGTTTTCACATGGGGACCATAAAAAACAATCTCATGTATTTTGCTGATTag